The Osmerus eperlanus chromosome 15, fOsmEpe2.1, whole genome shotgun sequence genome includes a window with the following:
- the si:ch211-230g15.5 gene encoding mucin-2 isoform X3 — MERDLISQTQPEHGGTSKESSGGTSFQPLTSITTRISANATGTPIPPRLTPNPTLKPPTLTPISSSPPPPLTPAPSFPASLTPKTATPPALIPFPPKLTPTPNLPLPTQTLHLLPTSAMVTTPPSSSATSPPLTASPLSLTPSSASTPITSLPPSTVTHNNVNSSSPKTSSVLTNGKTRPPPTPTSTPITPFHTPASPTGKQLSESHSLGSPRPVPSNQSTPPVSRVSQKALLLGKRLQSSRRDQVLLRAEMLILTSAMQHVPSSSSSSSSFSSYPRPASAQLQNLTLRPPPPGTLNIPSSLRLKPPSSAPPPLPLPRPRTPIFPPLRPRPHPTSTATDSQTTPSQHLSVPPPTLYSSVRSVPLRPRLHSPSNYRAVPPRQSPALRPIAAATAKHAPPMKRLWTGLASCPSSPSQLRPSQSQHISLSSSHPLNSTSCFERSPSAARQLQIIALSSGRQSQPSNSAHAHASVQSQPSDSAHAHASVQSQPSNSTHAHASVQSQPSDSAHAHASVQSQPSNSAHAHASVQSQPSVQDSPQLVGESQRTLSAEKYNPHPPKAPVCKTPSTLPSAPSTLPSAPSTLPSAPSTLPSAPFPLPSAPALLSPPAPCLQTSPPNPSQKQKEEEGTEGAREAAETRRESHRVREEREGAREAAETRRESHRVREEREGAREAAETRRESHRVREEREGAREAAETRRESHRVREEREGAREAAETRRESHRVREEREGARERSGEDREVGEMEDHRERGTTAEMDGERERTAEDKVDQKKERPGGEERMEGAEDRRETCQEDRGGEWMDVDRSHTQSKSQTGFPQQHCHVEPNKNQDKDQCSTSPNQTLLDPAKKTQSIDKVNLCESLSAQSDNLSDSPPPHLPALSTHLSSPPSLSQAQPETFSESQPGPWAQKVWPEGGRRVLTHLVEGFVIQEGLQPFPVNRSSLLVQEEVCVTQNSNGANGVAHVPLTDTIAPPSDHSSDSDEEGGATDDPMTLRAGPREKKAVLYCQFCAKRGHAHNFMRSKRFCSTACARGYNVGLTKRLRALSAGSRAEGRSSSSGLKRAMSVPGKPLLLRLPRDLWSAHRHDHKDEEEEDPAVSMTTRLGRRAGRRRERRASEPAMTSEPCVTSLLRPAQWSVEQVCDFINTLQGCGEVSEAFRLQEIDGQALLLLTEDHLMTSMNIKLGPALKICAHINTLKHP; from the exons ATGGAGAGAGACCTCATCTCCCAGACCCAGCCTGAGCATGGAGGAACCAGCAAGGAGTCCAGCGGTGGAACAAGCTTCCAACCCCTGACTTCTATTACCACTCGCATCTCAGCCAACGCCACAGGGACCCCCATCCCTCCAAGACTCACCCCGAACCCCACCCTGAAACCTCCCACCCTGactcccatctcttcctcccctcctcctcccctcacccctgctccctccttcccagcctctctcacccctaAAACAGCTACCCCTCCAGCACTCATTCCCTTTCCCCCGAAACTCACCCCCACTCCCAACCTTCCCCTCCCTACACAAACTCTACACCTCCTCCCAACCTCCGCTATGGtgaccacccctccctcctcttctgccaCGTCTCCCCCCCTGActgcttctcccctctctctcacaccctcctccGCCTCAACTCCTAtcacctctctacccccctccactGTAACCCATAACAACGTTAACTCCTCATCCCCCAAGACTTCCTCCGTCCTGACCAATGGGAAAACAAGGCCTCCCCCCACACCAACTTCTACTCCAATCACACCCTTTCACACCCCAGCCAGTCCAACTGGCAAGCAG ctGTCTGAATCCCATTCCCTGGGCTCTCCCAGGCCTGTGCCGTCCAATCAGAGCACTCCGCCTGTGAGCAGGGTGTCCCAGAAGGCCTTGCTCCTGGGGAAACGTCTCCAGAGCTCCAGACGTGATCAGGTGCTGCTGAGGGCTGAGATg CTGATTCTTACCTCCGCTATGCAACatgtcccttcctcctcctcctcctcttcttccttctcctcttacCCCCGTCCTGCCTCGGCCCAG CTCCAGAATCTAACCCTGAGGCCTCCTCCTCCGGGTACCCTGaacatcccctcctctctccgtctgaagccgccctcctccgccccccctcctcttcctctccctcggcCCCGGACGCCCATCTTTCCCCCTCTCAGGCCTCGCCCGCACCCCACTTCCACGGcgacagacagccagaccacACCAAGCCAGCACCTCTCAGTCCCTCCCCCGA ctctctATTCCTCTGTGCGTTCCGTCCCTCTGAGACCCAGACTCCACTCTCCCAGCAACTACAGAGCTGTGCCCCCACGACAGAGCCCCGCCCTTCGACCAAtagctgctgccactgccaaacACGCTCCTCCCATGAAAAGACTGTGGACTGGACTGGCAAGCTGTCCATCATCTCCGAGCCAGCTCAGGCCCAGCCAGTCTCAGCACATCTCCCTATCTAGCTCCCATCCGCTGAATTCTACTTCCTGTTTTGAGAGGTCTCCATCGGCGGCGAGGCAGCTGCAGATCATAGCCCTCTCCTCCGGCCGCCAATCACAACCCTCTAATAGTGCACATGCCCATGCCTCTGTCCAATCACAACCTTCTGACAGTGCACATGCCCATGCCTCTGTCCAATCACAACCCTCTAATAGTACTCATGCCCATGCCTCTGTCCAATCCCAGCCTTCTGACAGTGCACATGCCCATGCCTCTGTCCAATCACAACCCTCTAATAGTGCACATGCCCATGCCTCTGTTCAATCACAGCCTTCGGTCCAGGACTCTCCTCAGCTCGTTGGCGAATCACAGAGGACTTTAAGTGCTGAAAAATACAACCCTCATCCCCCCAAAGCCCCCGTGTGCaaaaccccctccaccctgccctcagccccgtccaccctgccctcagccccctccaccctgccctcagccccctccaccctgccctcagcCCCCTTCCCCCTGCCCTCAGCCCCCGCTCTGCTGTCCCCACCTGCCCCTTGCCTCCAAACCAGCCCCCCCAATCCCAGTCAAaagcagaaagaggaggaggggacagagggagcgagggaggcagcagagacacggagagagagccacagagtgagggaggagagagagggggcgagggaggcagcagagacacggagagagagccacagagtgagggaggagagagagggggcgagggaggcagcagagacacggagagagagccacagagtgagggaggagagagagggggcgagggaggcagcagagacacggagagagagccacagagtgagggaggagagagagggggcaagggaggcagcagagacacggagagagagccacagagtgagggaggagagagagggggcaaggGAGCGCTctggggaggacagagaagtcggagagatggaggaccacagagagagagggacgacaGCAGAGAtggacggagaaagagagaggacagcggAAGACAAGGTGGACCAGAAGAAGGAGCgtcctggaggagaagagaggatggagggagcggAAGATCGGAGGGAAACATGTCAAGAAGACCGAGGGGGAGAGTGGATGGATGTGGACCGATCCCACACACAGTCCAAGTCTCAGACGGGTTTCCCACAGCAACACTGTCATGTCGAACCAAACAAGAACCAGGACAAGGACCAGTGCAGCACCTCTCCGAACCAGACCCTGTTGGACCCTGCCAAAAAGACCCAATCGATAGACAAAGTAAACCTCTGTGAGAGCCTGTCAGCTCAATCTGACAACCTATCAG acagccctcctccccacctgccagctctctccacccatctgtcatcccctcccagcctatCGCAGGCCCAGCCTGAGACGTTCAGCGAATCACAGCCCGGGCCCTGGGCACAGAAGGTGTGGCCAGAGGGAGGTAGGCGGGTCCTGACTCACCTGGTGGAGGGCTTTGTGATCCAAGAGGGGCTTCAACCGTTTCCG gTGAACCGCTCGTCCCTATTGGTCCAGGAGGAGGTGTGCGTGACCCAGAATAGTAATGGGGCCAATGGGGTGGCGCATGTCCCGCTGACAGACACGATCGCCCCCCCCTCCGATCATTCATCCGATTCAGATGAAGAGGGCGGGGCCACGGATGATCCAATGACCT taaGGGCGGGTCCCAGAGAGAAAAAGGCGGTCCTTTACTGTCAGTTCTGCGCAAAGAGAGGCCACGCCCACAACTTCATGCGTTCCAAACGTTTCTGTTCCACTGCCTGTGCCCGGGG gtatAATGTGGGTTTGACCAAGCGTCTGAGGGCACTGAGTGCGGGCAGCCGGGCGGAGGGCCGCAGCTCCAGCTCCGGCCTGAAGAGGGCGATGTCTGTCCCTGGGAAGCCCCTGCTCCTGAGGCTG CCGCGTGACCTCTGGAGTGCCCATCGCCATGACCacaaggacgaggaggaggaggatcctGCGGTCTCCATGACTACCAGGCTGGGGCGACGCGccggcaggaggagggagaggagggcatccGAGCCGGCGATGACCTCTGAACCCTGCGTGACCTCTCTCCTCCGACCTGCCCAGTGGAGCGTGGAGCAAGTCTGCGACTTCATCAACACTCTGCAAG GTTGTGGGGAGGTTTCCGAGGCGTTCCGGCTGCAGGAGATCGACGGCCAGGCTCTgctcctcctgacggaggaccACCTCATGACCAGCATGAACATCAAACTGGGACCAGCTTTGAAGATCTGCGCCCACATCAACACTCTGAAACACCCCTGa
- the si:ch211-230g15.5 gene encoding serine/arginine repetitive matrix protein 1 isoform X1 produces the protein MERDLISQTQPEHGGTSKESSGGTSFQPLTSITTRISANATGTPIPPRLTPNPTLKPPTLTPISSSPPPPLTPAPSFPASLTPKTATPPALIPFPPKLTPTPNLPLPTQTLHLLPTSAMVTTPPSSSATSPPLTASPLSLTPSSASTPITSLPPSTVTHNNVNSSSPKTSSVLTNGKTRPPPTPTSTPITPFHTPASPTGKQLSESHSLGSPRPVPSNQSTPPVSRVSQKALLLGKRLQSSRRDQVLLRAEMLILTSAMQHVPSSSSSSSSFSSYPRPASAQLQNLTLRPPPPGTLNIPSSLRLKPPSSAPPPLPLPRPRTPIFPPLRPRPHPTSTATDSQTTPSQHLSVPPPTLYSSVRSVPLRPRLHSPSNYRAVPPRQSPALRPIAAATAKHAPPMKRLWTGLASCPSSPSQLRPSQSQHISLSSSHPLNSTSCFERSPSAARQLQIIALSSGRQSQPSNSAHAHASVQSQPSDSAHAHASVQSQPSNSTHAHASVQSQPSDSAHAHASVQSQPSNSAHAHASVQSQPSVQDSPQLVGESQRTLSAEKYNPHPPKAPVCKTPSTLPSAPSTLPSAPSTLPSAPSTLPSAPFPLPSAPALLSPPAPCLQTSPPNPSQKQKEEEGTEGAREAAETRRESHRVREEREGAREAAETRRESHRVREEREGAREAAETRRESHRVREEREGAREAAETRRESHRVREEREGAREAAETRRESHRVREEREGARERSGEDREVGEMEDHRERGTTAEMDGERERTAEDKVDQKKERPGGEERMEGAEDRRETCQEDRGGEWMDVDRSHTQSKSQTGFPQQHCHVEPNKNQDKDQCSTSPNQTLLDPAKKTQSIDKVNLCESLSAQSDNLSALSSLSSQSPPSSPPILPPPDSPPPHLPALSTHLSSPPSLSQAQPETFSESQPGPWAQKVWPEGGRRVLTHLVEGFVIQEGLQPFPVNRSSLLVQEEVCVTQNSNGANGVAHVPLTDTIAPPSDHSSDSDEEGGATDDPMTLRAGPREKKAVLYCQFCAKRGHAHNFMRSKRFCSTACARGYNVGLTKRLRALSAGSRAEGRSSSSGLKRAMSVPGKPLLLRLPRDLWSAHRHDHKDEEEEDPAVSMTTRLGRRAGRRRERRASEPAMTSEPCVTSLLRPAQWSVEQVCDFINTLQGCGEVSEAFRLQEIDGQALLLLTEDHLMTSMNIKLGPALKICAHINTLKHP, from the exons ATGGAGAGAGACCTCATCTCCCAGACCCAGCCTGAGCATGGAGGAACCAGCAAGGAGTCCAGCGGTGGAACAAGCTTCCAACCCCTGACTTCTATTACCACTCGCATCTCAGCCAACGCCACAGGGACCCCCATCCCTCCAAGACTCACCCCGAACCCCACCCTGAAACCTCCCACCCTGactcccatctcttcctcccctcctcctcccctcacccctgctccctccttcccagcctctctcacccctaAAACAGCTACCCCTCCAGCACTCATTCCCTTTCCCCCGAAACTCACCCCCACTCCCAACCTTCCCCTCCCTACACAAACTCTACACCTCCTCCCAACCTCCGCTATGGtgaccacccctccctcctcttctgccaCGTCTCCCCCCCTGActgcttctcccctctctctcacaccctcctccGCCTCAACTCCTAtcacctctctacccccctccactGTAACCCATAACAACGTTAACTCCTCATCCCCCAAGACTTCCTCCGTCCTGACCAATGGGAAAACAAGGCCTCCCCCCACACCAACTTCTACTCCAATCACACCCTTTCACACCCCAGCCAGTCCAACTGGCAAGCAG ctGTCTGAATCCCATTCCCTGGGCTCTCCCAGGCCTGTGCCGTCCAATCAGAGCACTCCGCCTGTGAGCAGGGTGTCCCAGAAGGCCTTGCTCCTGGGGAAACGTCTCCAGAGCTCCAGACGTGATCAGGTGCTGCTGAGGGCTGAGATg CTGATTCTTACCTCCGCTATGCAACatgtcccttcctcctcctcctcctcttcttccttctcctcttacCCCCGTCCTGCCTCGGCCCAG CTCCAGAATCTAACCCTGAGGCCTCCTCCTCCGGGTACCCTGaacatcccctcctctctccgtctgaagccgccctcctccgccccccctcctcttcctctccctcggcCCCGGACGCCCATCTTTCCCCCTCTCAGGCCTCGCCCGCACCCCACTTCCACGGcgacagacagccagaccacACCAAGCCAGCACCTCTCAGTCCCTCCCCCGA ctctctATTCCTCTGTGCGTTCCGTCCCTCTGAGACCCAGACTCCACTCTCCCAGCAACTACAGAGCTGTGCCCCCACGACAGAGCCCCGCCCTTCGACCAAtagctgctgccactgccaaacACGCTCCTCCCATGAAAAGACTGTGGACTGGACTGGCAAGCTGTCCATCATCTCCGAGCCAGCTCAGGCCCAGCCAGTCTCAGCACATCTCCCTATCTAGCTCCCATCCGCTGAATTCTACTTCCTGTTTTGAGAGGTCTCCATCGGCGGCGAGGCAGCTGCAGATCATAGCCCTCTCCTCCGGCCGCCAATCACAACCCTCTAATAGTGCACATGCCCATGCCTCTGTCCAATCACAACCTTCTGACAGTGCACATGCCCATGCCTCTGTCCAATCACAACCCTCTAATAGTACTCATGCCCATGCCTCTGTCCAATCCCAGCCTTCTGACAGTGCACATGCCCATGCCTCTGTCCAATCACAACCCTCTAATAGTGCACATGCCCATGCCTCTGTTCAATCACAGCCTTCGGTCCAGGACTCTCCTCAGCTCGTTGGCGAATCACAGAGGACTTTAAGTGCTGAAAAATACAACCCTCATCCCCCCAAAGCCCCCGTGTGCaaaaccccctccaccctgccctcagccccgtccaccctgccctcagccccctccaccctgccctcagccccctccaccctgccctcagcCCCCTTCCCCCTGCCCTCAGCCCCCGCTCTGCTGTCCCCACCTGCCCCTTGCCTCCAAACCAGCCCCCCCAATCCCAGTCAAaagcagaaagaggaggaggggacagagggagcgagggaggcagcagagacacggagagagagccacagagtgagggaggagagagagggggcgagggaggcagcagagacacggagagagagccacagagtgagggaggagagagagggggcgagggaggcagcagagacacggagagagagccacagagtgagggaggagagagagggggcgagggaggcagcagagacacggagagagagccacagagtgagggaggagagagagggggcaagggaggcagcagagacacggagagagagccacagagtgagggaggagagagagggggcaaggGAGCGCTctggggaggacagagaagtcggagagatggaggaccacagagagagagggacgacaGCAGAGAtggacggagaaagagagaggacagcggAAGACAAGGTGGACCAGAAGAAGGAGCgtcctggaggagaagagaggatggagggagcggAAGATCGGAGGGAAACATGTCAAGAAGACCGAGGGGGAGAGTGGATGGATGTGGACCGATCCCACACACAGTCCAAGTCTCAGACGGGTTTCCCACAGCAACACTGTCATGTCGAACCAAACAAGAACCAGGACAAGGACCAGTGCAGCACCTCTCCGAACCAGACCCTGTTGGACCCTGCCAAAAAGACCCAATCGATAGACAAAGTAAACCTCTGTGAGAGCCTGTCAGCTCAATCTGACAACCTATCAG caTTGTCCAGTCTCTCATCtcagtctcccccctcctctccccccatcctccctcctccagacagccctcctccccacctgccagctctctccacccatctgtcatcccctcccagcctatCGCAGGCCCAGCCTGAGACGTTCAGCGAATCACAGCCCGGGCCCTGGGCACAGAAGGTGTGGCCAGAGGGAGGTAGGCGGGTCCTGACTCACCTGGTGGAGGGCTTTGTGATCCAAGAGGGGCTTCAACCGTTTCCG gTGAACCGCTCGTCCCTATTGGTCCAGGAGGAGGTGTGCGTGACCCAGAATAGTAATGGGGCCAATGGGGTGGCGCATGTCCCGCTGACAGACACGATCGCCCCCCCCTCCGATCATTCATCCGATTCAGATGAAGAGGGCGGGGCCACGGATGATCCAATGACCT taaGGGCGGGTCCCAGAGAGAAAAAGGCGGTCCTTTACTGTCAGTTCTGCGCAAAGAGAGGCCACGCCCACAACTTCATGCGTTCCAAACGTTTCTGTTCCACTGCCTGTGCCCGGGG gtatAATGTGGGTTTGACCAAGCGTCTGAGGGCACTGAGTGCGGGCAGCCGGGCGGAGGGCCGCAGCTCCAGCTCCGGCCTGAAGAGGGCGATGTCTGTCCCTGGGAAGCCCCTGCTCCTGAGGCTG CCGCGTGACCTCTGGAGTGCCCATCGCCATGACCacaaggacgaggaggaggaggatcctGCGGTCTCCATGACTACCAGGCTGGGGCGACGCGccggcaggaggagggagaggagggcatccGAGCCGGCGATGACCTCTGAACCCTGCGTGACCTCTCTCCTCCGACCTGCCCAGTGGAGCGTGGAGCAAGTCTGCGACTTCATCAACACTCTGCAAG GTTGTGGGGAGGTTTCCGAGGCGTTCCGGCTGCAGGAGATCGACGGCCAGGCTCTgctcctcctgacggaggaccACCTCATGACCAGCATGAACATCAAACTGGGACCAGCTTTGAAGATCTGCGCCCACATCAACACTCTGAAACACCCCTGa